The following proteins come from a genomic window of Nitrosopumilaceae archaeon AB1(1):
- a CDS encoding DUF2341 domain-containing protein, with protein sequence MMILSLTAIVVLSATLLFPLGSAFGQVLAGAYTNIDGDTIILHVHSAFTITYTDSVNINNLNSSFMFNPPNYNITAFSNATSNTITIDVSPPILPTTSLSLNFDSRFSTPNVILIKSSGFNTSLTNIVNVTNNVVLYPPSFSSAYTDTSGSYITVVFSENIAVGNTTFLSDFAIINSSASVNSITSNNATSIILSLNSTLSLDDSPLLSYNDTGTNITNSLHPTLSLANFTNQPITNNVQLFPIFVNAYTNQRGDNIIVNFDRGINLTSTTSPTDFAVSISGIATTSITKHNDTAINLALDSNIPPVLPLTLSYNRTTSNITDTNDLSLANFTNQPITNNVPSYPIFVSAYTNQRGDNIIVNFDKVVNLTSITPPTDFAVSISGIATTSITRHNDTAINLTLDSNILPALPLTLSYSQTTSDITNVNDLSLANFTNQPITNNVLPPPIFVNAYTNQRGDNIIVNFDRGINLTSTTPPTDFAVNISGIATTSITRYNDTAINLALDSNIPPALPLTLSYNQTTSSITNVNDLSLANFTNQPITNNVLPPPIFVNAYTNQQGNNIIVNFDRGINLTSTTSPTDFAVNISGIATTSITKHNDTAINLTLDSNILPALPLTLSYSQTTSSITNVNNLSLANFTNQPITNNAQIINLPSLWNTRQKITINSNQITATLQNFTLLVSISDSALSNSSVLPNGADIIFTSSDGFTILQHEIESFTNNITTGTLVAWVRLPTLSSTSDTILYMYYNVSTESHIPYPDVWDSDYEIIYHMDQSTFGAQSTLDSSGNNRHATPLSTGSTAFESNDLISAQIGNGLNFDGVNNTDGDYLDLPDLEGSLFHNTNFTISVWANIDVLKNWARIVDFGNAQRHNIQIAIRENTTDLIYEILVFTTVETLTTSNVLQTGQWAYFTVVHKTPSGELTIYKNGILINSNIQQVSLDVDRASNYIGKSHRTGDSYFDGKFDEFRLSSTARSADWIATEYANQNSPSTFLTFSAPEDRRVVISSAITNTQGDNIIVTFNENIIYSVIPTTDFTLTGTSATISGIISDSSSITLNLSRNLLANETITISYTKTSGGINSTQNTNTTLESFVNQPVNNNIPKTPPVITSAVTNNLGNLITLTFDETIILSNPVQSDFAFNTTYSINITGFTKTSNNMVDMTTTSILTNETIGMNYSRSVTSNGITDTNGTFLADFVDLVVANNIIQTPPVITSASTNLLGSVITLTFNESVTLNNPSPSDFTFNKTGFTVSGFNSTSSNVIDLSINGIIPSGQNFTLSYNNTGGTSTTINDQNGTALAFVNGSLVHNLILPYLEFTSVNTSTSGDSIILTFDNNITLTGVSESNFTITTNGTTTIPSSITVIANTLVLNLNNNILFNQTTLLSYVQGSGVINDTVPLVVGSFSLLPVNNNVLADVFSVDSIYTNKFGDSILLFLSHNLVSFNFITTDFTLNETSIGIVSATASDDVITLTLNSTIDLGQSVSLSFSAASSTTLNYQNTALSSFQDVSVINDVFSDLLQSDWNTRQKITINSNQITTTLQNFTLLVSISDSALSNSSVLPNGADIIFTSSDGFTILRHEIESFTNNITTGTLVAWVRLPTLSSTGDTILYMYYNVSTASPIPYPDVWDSDYEIIYHMDQSTFGAQSTLDSSGNNRHATPLSTGSTSFDSNDLVSAQIGNGLNFDGVDDSHGDYLDLPDLASSLFYNTDFTISAWANIDVLKNWARIVDFGKGQDDNNILIAAHRTNPHLRYDMRQGTSSDGVTASDILQTGQWAYFTVVHESSGTATIYKNGTSITSDAVHTSLNESRASNYIGRSNWGTDSYFDGKFDEFRLSSTARSADWIATEYANQNSPSTFFTISAPEDRSVVITSAITNTQGDNIIITFNENIIYSVIPTTDFTLTGTSATIDSITSNSSSITLTINRSLLDLKPSLSHILKLVVE encoded by the coding sequence ATGATGATTCTATCTTTAACTGCTATTGTTGTTCTCTCTGCCACTTTGCTCTTTCCACTAGGTTCTGCTTTTGGACAAGTACTAGCAGGTGCATATACTAATATTGATGGTGATACGATAATTTTACATGTGCATTCAGCTTTCACTATCACATACACAGATTCAGTTAATATAAATAATCTAAATTCATCTTTTATGTTTAATCCTCCAAACTATAACATAACTGCCTTTTCTAATGCTACCTCTAATACTATCACCATTGATGTATCTCCGCCCATACTTCCTACTACTAGTCTTAGTCTAAATTTTGATAGTAGATTTAGTACACCTAATGTAATTCTGATAAAAAGTTCAGGTTTCAATACTTCCCTCACTAATATTGTTAATGTAACAAATAATGTAGTTCTGTATCCTCCTAGTTTTAGTAGCGCATATACTGATACATCTGGTAGCTATATTACTGTTGTATTTTCTGAAAATATTGCAGTAGGTAATACTACATTCCTTAGCGACTTTGCTATAATTAATTCATCTGCTTCTGTGAATAGTATAACTAGTAATAATGCAACTTCTATAATTCTTTCACTAAACTCTACCCTATCTCTTGACGACTCTCCACTTTTATCATACAACGATACAGGCACAAATATCACTAATAGTCTACACCCTACTTTATCACTTGCAAACTTTACAAATCAACCAATCACTAATAATGTTCAATTATTTCCAATCTTTGTTAACGCCTATACAAACCAGCGAGGTGACAACATAATTGTCAACTTTGATAGAGGAATCAATCTTACCAGTACCACTTCTCCAACTGACTTTGCAGTAAGTATTTCAGGTATTGCCACAACTAGTATAACTAAACATAATGACACTGCCATCAATCTAGCACTAGACTCTAACATTCCACCTGTATTGCCATTAACACTATCATATAATCGAACAACTAGTAATATTACAGATACAAATGATTTATCACTTGCAAACTTTACAAATCAACCAATCACTAATAATGTTCCATCATACCCAATTTTTGTTAGTGCTTACACAAACCAGCGAGGTGACAACATAATTGTCAACTTTGATAAAGTAGTCAATCTTACCAGTATCACTCCTCCAACTGACTTTGCAGTAAGTATTTCAGGTATTGCCACAACTAGTATAACTAGACATAATGACACTGCCATCAATCTAACACTAGACTCTAACATTCTACCTGCATTACCATTAACACTATCATATAGTCAAACAACTAGTGATATTACAAACGTAAATGATTTATCACTTGCAAACTTTACAAATCAACCAATCACTAATAATGTTCTACCACCCCCAATCTTTGTTAACGCCTATACAAACCAGCGAGGTGACAACATAATTGTCAACTTTGATAGAGGAATCAATCTTACCAGTACCACTCCTCCAACTGACTTTGCAGTAAATATTTCAGGTATTGCCACAACTAGTATAACTAGATATAATGACACTGCCATCAATCTAGCACTAGACTCTAACATTCCACCTGCATTACCATTAACACTATCATATAATCAAACAACTAGTAGTATTACAAACGTAAATGATTTATCACTTGCAAACTTTACAAATCAACCAATCACTAATAATGTTCTACCACCCCCAATCTTTGTTAACGCCTATACAAACCAGCAAGGTAACAACATAATTGTCAACTTTGATAGAGGAATCAATCTTACCAGTACCACTTCTCCAACTGACTTTGCAGTAAATATTTCAGGTATTGCCACAACTAGTATAACTAAACATAATGACACTGCCATCAATCTAACACTAGACTCTAACATTCTACCTGCATTACCATTAACACTATCATATAGTCAAACAACTAGTAGTATTACAAACGTAAATAATTTATCACTTGCAAACTTTACAAATCAACCAATCACTAATAATGCTCAAATTATTAATCTACCTTCCTTGTGGAATACTAGACAGAAAATTACTATTAACAGTAACCAAATAACTGCAACTCTTCAAAACTTTACCCTTCTAGTAAGTATCTCTGATTCTGCTTTGAGCAATTCATCTGTTCTACCTAACGGTGCTGATATTATTTTCACTAGCAGTGATGGATTTACTATATTACAGCATGAAATTGAATCATTTACTAATAATATCACTACCGGTACTCTAGTAGCTTGGGTTCGTCTACCTACTTTGAGCAGTACCAGTGATACCATACTCTACATGTATTATAATGTCTCAACAGAGTCACATATTCCATATCCTGATGTTTGGGACTCAGACTATGAAATAATTTATCACATGGATCAATCCACTTTTGGTGCACAATCTACACTAGACTCATCAGGGAATAATCGTCATGCAACACCACTATCTACAGGCTCTACTGCCTTTGAATCTAATGATTTAATATCTGCACAAATTGGTAATGGGCTAAACTTTGATGGAGTAAACAACACGGACGGAGATTATCTTGATCTTCCAGACTTGGAAGGTAGTCTATTTCACAATACAAACTTTACCATCTCGGTATGGGCAAATATTGATGTCCTTAAAAATTGGGCTAGAATCGTTGATTTTGGCAATGCTCAGAGACACAATATTCAAATTGCTATCCGTGAAAATACCACGGATTTGATATATGAAATACTTGTGTTTACAACCGTTGAGACTCTCACAACTAGTAATGTTCTACAGACAGGTCAATGGGCATACTTTACAGTTGTACATAAAACACCATCAGGTGAATTAACTATCTACAAAAATGGTATCTTAATTAATAGTAATATCCAACAAGTATCTCTTGATGTGGATAGAGCATCAAACTATATCGGAAAATCCCATCGGACAGGTGATTCCTACTTTGATGGCAAATTCGATGAATTCCGACTATCATCTACTGCTCGCTCTGCAGACTGGATTGCAACAGAGTATGCAAATCAAAACTCTCCTTCTACTTTCTTAACTTTCTCTGCACCTGAAGATAGACGTGTAGTAATATCTTCTGCTATTACCAATACACAAGGTGATAACATTATAGTTACTTTTAATGAAAACATTATCTATTCGGTTATTCCTACTACTGACTTTACTCTTACTGGCACATCTGCTACAATATCTGGAATTATATCTGATTCCTCTTCAATTACTCTGAATTTAAGCAGAAATCTCTTGGCAAATGAAACCATCACTATCTCATATACTAAAACCAGTGGTGGAATAAACTCTACTCAAAATACCAACACAACACTAGAAAGCTTTGTGAATCAACCTGTGAATAACAACATTCCAAAAACACCACCTGTTATTACTAGTGCAGTTACCAACAACTTGGGTAATCTAATTACTCTAACATTTGATGAGACTATAATACTATCAAACCCAGTACAATCAGACTTTGCCTTCAACACTACATATTCTATAAATATAACTGGATTTACCAAGACTAGTAATAATATGGTTGATATGACAACAACCAGTATTTTAACAAATGAAACCATTGGAATGAATTACTCTAGATCTGTGACATCAAATGGAATCACAGATACAAACGGCACTTTTCTTGCAGACTTTGTCGATTTAGTTGTAGCAAATAATATTATCCAAACACCACCTGTTATTACTAGTGCTTCCACTAATCTACTTGGAAGTGTTATCACTCTGACATTTAATGAATCTGTCACACTGAATAATCCATCGCCTTCTGACTTTACTTTCAACAAAACTGGTTTTACTGTTTCCGGTTTTAATTCTACTAGTAGTAATGTAATTGATTTAAGTATTAACGGTATAATACCTAGTGGACAAAACTTTACACTATCTTACAACAATACTGGTGGTACCAGTACTACCATTAATGATCAAAACGGTACTGCCCTAGCATTTGTTAATGGCTCACTTGTTCATAATCTTATACTTCCATATTTGGAGTTTACATCAGTCAATACTAGTACCTCTGGTGACTCGATAATTCTTACCTTTGATAATAATATTACTCTGACTGGTGTATCTGAATCAAACTTTACGATAACTACCAATGGTACTACCACTATTCCTTCAAGCATTACTGTAATTGCTAACACTCTAGTTCTTAACCTAAATAATAATATCCTGTTTAATCAAACCACTCTTCTATCATATGTACAGGGATCAGGTGTGATAAATGATACTGTACCATTGGTGGTAGGTTCCTTCTCATTACTACCTGTAAACAATAATGTTCTAGCTGATGTCTTTTCTGTTGACTCTATATACACAAACAAATTTGGTGACTCTATTCTTCTTTTTCTCTCTCACAATCTAGTCTCATTTAATTTCATCACTACAGACTTTACTCTTAATGAAACTAGTATTGGTATAGTTTCGGCAACCGCATCTGATGATGTCATTACTTTAACACTAAACTCTACAATAGACCTTGGTCAAAGCGTCAGCTTGAGTTTTAGTGCAGCGTCATCAACCACACTCAATTACCAAAACACCGCTCTATCTAGTTTCCAAGATGTATCTGTGATTAATGATGTCTTTTCTGATCTCCTGCAATCTGATTGGAATACTAGACAGAAAATTACTATTAATAGTAACCAAATAACTACAACTCTTCAAAACTTTACCCTTCTAGTAAGCATCTCTGATTCTGCTTTGAGCAATTCATCTGTTCTACCTAACGGTGCTGATATTATTTTCACAAGCAGTGATGGATTTACTATATTACGGCATGAAATTGAATCATTTACTAATAATATCACTACCGGTACCCTAGTAGCTTGGGTTCGTCTACCTACTTTGAGCAGTACCGGTGATACCATACTCTACATGTATTATAATGTCTCAACAGCGTCACCTATTCCGTATCCTGATGTTTGGGATTCAGACTATGAAATAATTTATCACATGGATCAATCCACTTTTGGTGCACAATCTACACTAGACTCATCAGGGAATAATCGTCATGCAACACCACTATCTACAGGCTCTACTTCCTTTGACTCTAATGATTTAGTATCTGCACAAATTGGTAATGGACTAAACTTTGATGGAGTAGACGACTCCCACGGAGATTATCTTGATCTTCCAGACTTGGCAAGTAGTCTATTCTACAATACAGACTTTACCATCTCGGCATGGGCAAATATTGATGTCCTTAAAAATTGGGCTAGAATCGTTGATTTTGGCAAGGGTCAGGATGATAACAATATTCTAATTGCTGCCCATCGCACTAACCCGCATTTGAGATATGATATGCGACAGGGTACCAGCTCTGATGGTGTCACAGCTAGTGATATTTTGCAGACAGGTCAATGGGCATACTTTACAGTTGTACATGAATCATCAGGTACAGCAACTATCTACAAAAATGGCACCTCAATTACTAGTGATGCTGTGCATACATCTCTTAATGAGAGTAGAGCATCAAACTATATCGGAAGATCCAATTGGGGAACTGATTCCTACTTTGATGGCAAATTCGATGAATTCCGACTATCATCTACTGCTCGCTCTGCAGACTGGATTGCAACAGAGTATGCAAATCAAAACTCTCCTTCTACTTTCTTTACTATATCTGCACCTGAAGATAGAAGTGTAGTGATAACTTCTGCTATTACCAACACACAAGGTGATAACATTATAATTACTTTTAATGAAAACATTATCTATTCGGTTATTCCTACTACAGACTTTACTCTTACTGGTACATCTGCTACAATAGATAGTATAACATCAAACTCCTCTTCAATTACTCTGACTATAAATAGGAGTCTCTTGGATCTGAAACCATCACTATCTCATATACTAAAACTAGTGGTGGAATAA
- a CDS encoding DUF5011 domain-containing protein, whose protein sequence is MGNATVYVELDSSYSEQNATTDDNSPVTIGGDTVNSSLMGNYTVTYDSVDSAGNNATQVNRLVIVSDTIPPVITLIGNATVYVELDSSYSEQNATTDDNSTVTIGGDTVNSSLVGNYTVTYDSVDSAGNNATQVNRLVIVSDTIPPVITLNGNSTITLFVGATYNEQNATTDDDSPVTIGGDTVNSSLMGNYTVTYDSVDSAGNNATQVVRTVIISDAPDNTPPVITLIGNATVYVELDSSYSEQNATTDDGSLVTIGGDTVNSSLVGNYTVTYDSVDSAGNNATQVNRLVTVRDTTPPVITLNGASIITLSTNSTYNEQNATTDDGSPVTIGGDTVNSSLAGNYTVTYDSADSSGNNAIQVNRIVIISDEPDTTPPVITLIGNATVYVELDSSYSEQNATTDDGSPVTIGGDTVNSSLVGNYTVTYDSIDSAGNNATQVNRLVIVRDTTPPVIALIGNATVYVELGSSYSEQNATTDDGSPVTIGGDTVNTDTVGNYIITYNSADSARNNATQVNRTVIIFVPDTTPPVIALIGNATVYVELG, encoded by the coding sequence ATTGGTAATGCTACTGTTTATGTAGAACTTGACTCATCCTACTCTGAGCAAAACGCCACTACTGATGATAACTCTCCAGTAACAATTGGTGGTGACACTGTAAATTCATCTCTCATGGGAAATTATACCGTCACCTATGACTCTGTTGATTCAGCAGGAAATAATGCCACCCAAGTGAATAGGCTTGTAATTGTTAGTGACACTATTCCCCCAGTAATCACACTAATTGGTAATGCTACTGTTTATGTAGAACTTGACTCATCCTACTCTGAGCAAAACGCCACTACTGATGATAACTCTACAGTAACAATTGGTGGTGACACTGTAAATTCATCTCTCGTGGGAAATTATACCGTCACCTATGACTCTGTTGATTCAGCAGGAAATAATGCCACCCAAGTGAATAGGCTTGTAATTGTTAGTGACACTATTCCCCCAGTAATCACACTGAATGGCAATAGTACCATAACACTATTTGTTGGCGCTACATATAATGAGCAAAACGCCACTACTGATGATGACTCTCCAGTAACAATTGGTGGTGACACTGTAAATTCATCTCTCATGGGAAATTATACCGTCACCTATGACTCTGTTGATTCAGCAGGAAATAATGCCACCCAAGTTGTTAGAACTGTGATAATTTCTGATGCACCAGATAATACTCCCCCAGTAATCACACTAATTGGTAATGCTACTGTTTATGTAGAACTTGACTCATCCTACTCTGAGCAAAACGCCACTACTGATGATGGTTCTCTAGTAACAATTGGTGGTGACACTGTAAATTCATCTCTCGTGGGAAATTATACCGTCACCTATGACTCTGTTGATTCAGCAGGAAATAATGCCACCCAAGTGAATAGGCTTGTAACTGTTCGTGACACTACTCCCCCAGTAATCACACTGAATGGTGCTAGTATAATAACACTAAGCACAAACTCTACATATAATGAGCAAAACGCCACTACTGATGATGGCTCTCCAGTAACAATTGGTGGTGACACTGTAAATTCATCTCTAGCGGGAAATTATACCGTCACCTATGACTCTGCTGATTCATCAGGCAATAATGCCATCCAAGTTAATAGAATTGTAATAATTTCTGATGAACCAGATACTACTCCCCCAGTAATCACACTAATTGGTAATGCTACTGTTTATGTAGAACTTGACTCATCCTACTCTGAGCAAAACGCCACTACTGATGATGGCTCTCCAGTAACAATTGGTGGTGACACTGTAAATTCATCTCTAGTGGGAAATTATACCGTCACCTATGACTCTATTGATTCAGCAGGAAATAATGCCACCCAAGTGAATAGGCTTGTAATTGTTCGTGACACTACTCCCCCAGTAATCGCACTAATTGGTAATGCTACTGTTTATGTAGAACTTGGCTCATCCTACTCTGAGCAAAACGCCACTACTGATGATGGCTCTCCAGTAACAATTGGTGGTGACACTGTAAATACAGATACTGTAGGCAATTACATCATCACATACAACTCTGCTGATTCAGCAAGAAATAATGCCACCCAAGTGAATAGAACTGTAATAATTTTTGTACCAGATACTACTCCCCCAGTAATCGCACTAATTGGTAATGCTACTGTTTATGTAGAACTTGGCTAA